The sequence below is a genomic window from Thermoflavifilum sp..
TTGGATTGCACTGGATAGATGGGGTGATTCTGGCGACCTACCTGTTGCTTACCCTGATGATAGGCTGGCTGTATCGACGTAAGGCTCGACGCAGCAAGGAGAGTTACTTAATGGCCGGCAAATCGCTGCCCTGGTATTTACTGGGATTGAGCAATGCCTCAGACATGTTCGACGTGTCGGGCACCATGTGGCTGGTGAGCATTTGTTTTGTGTATGGTTTTAAAAGCATCTGGCTACCCTGGCTCTGGCCGGTATTCAATCAGATTTTCATGATGATGTATCTGTCGGGCTGGTTACGCAAATCCAATGCCACTACGGGAGCCGAATGGCTGCAAACCCGTTTCGGAAAAGAAGCGCCTTATGCCGGGGCCGCCCATCTCATTATTGTTGTCTTTGCCCTCATTACCTGCCTGGGTTATATGGCCTATGGATTTATTGGCATGGGTAAATTTTTAGCTGTTTTTCTTCCCTGGAACTGGATATCTGCCCACCTGCCCATTGCGATTCCCGCTTACTGGGCACCCGCCTGTTATGGATTGTTGCTTAGTATGTTTGCCCTGTTTTATGCCGTAGTTGGTGGTTTGCACAGTATCGTGATCAACGATGTCATCAAATACACCCTTATGCTGATAGCCTGTGCCGGCCTGGGCATGCTGGTTTTTCGTGAAACGGCATTTCATTCCCTGCCGGTACCGCCCGTATGGTTTAGCATAGGGTTTGGCTGGCACCTGCATATGGGCTGGTCGCATGATCTGGCCGCCGTCAATCAGAAAATCCAGTCAGACGGTTATCAGCTTTTCGGCATCTTCTTCATGCTCATGTTGCTTAAAGGCATACTGGCCAGCATGGCCGGCCCCGCACCCAACTACGATATGCAAAAGATCCTTAGCACTCGAAACGCACGAGATGCCGCCAAGATGAGTGGATCGGTAAGCGTCATCTTACTGCCGCTTCGTTATACGCTCATTATGTCGCTCACCCTGCTGGCGCTCTTACATAATCGCGATTTAAATCTACATCTGTGGAACACTTCACAACCAGATTTTGAAGTCATTCTGCCTGCTGTCATCCAGCATTTCCTTCCCGTCGGCCTCTCGGGCCTGCTGCTCACGGCATTGCTGGGATCATTTATCGGTACGTTCAGCAGCACGATCAACACGGCTCAGGCTTATCTGGTCAATGATATCTACCTGCGATATATCCATCCGCATGCTCCGCGCAAAACCGTGATTCGCATCAGTTATGCATCGGGTATCCTTGTGGTGGCCACAGGTATTTTGTTCAGCTTATGGATTCGAGATATCAATAATATTCTGCAATGGATCGTTTCGGCCCTGTTCGGCGGATATATCGCGGCGAATGCACTGAAATGGTACTGGTGGCGCATGAATGCCAGCGGGTTTTTCTGGGGCATGCTGTCGGGCATCAGCACGGCGCTGATGTTCAGCATGTTCTTCAAAAATGCCGGATTCCTATATGCTTTTCCGTTGTTGTTTTTCATTTCACTGACTGGATGCATACTGGGATCTTATCTACATCCTCCCACCGCAGCCCCGGTATTGATTTCCTTTTATACACAGGTGAGGCCCTGGGGATTTTGGAAACCCGTTTACCAACAGGCCGTTGAAGCCCACCCCGATGTGCAGCCCAACCGCCATTTCAAACGCGACATGTTTAATGTTGCACTGGGCATCGCCACACAGCAATGCCTGACCCTGCTGCCTATGTATTGGCTTATTCATCGTATGCATGCTTTCATCATAACGGCGTGCATATTGATCATTATCTCGATTGTTTTATGGAAAACCTGGTGGAAACCTTTACACCAGAATGAAAACCATTCAAACCGCCGACAATGCCCATCAACCCGTTAAACGCCTTAACCAATCGGTGGAGAAAGGCTTGCCTGGATATCCTGCACTGGTGGATGACTTATGCAATAGATCGTGCAGGACCGGGATTTTACGGAGAAGTCAACAACCTGAACCTACCTGGCTTCTTCGCCCCGAAGGGACTGGTGATGCATGCACGCATACTATGGAGTTTTGCTACGGCCTATGCTTATTTTCGAGAAGAAGCGTTGATAGAAACCGCCTACCTGGCTGAGCAGATACTGGAACAATATTTCCATGATACTCGACATGAAGGTTACTACTGGAAACTGCATGCCGATTATCAAATTGCCGATAGCCGTAAAATGCTCTATGGACAGGTGTTTGTGCTGTATGCATATGTAGCTTTATTCCAGGCCACACACCACCTCGCTGGCTGAGTAAAGCATGTGCTTTGTTTGAAACGATCGAACAACATTGCGGTCCCTTCGTTCCCTATAACGAAGCATTCAACGAAAGCTGGCAAATACCGGTCGATTCCCGCCTAGATGTGCATGAACCGCAATTTGCATATAGCCTGAATGCACAGCTGCACCTGATGGAAGCATATACCGCGTTGTATAAAGTATATCCAGATACGAGATTGCTCCAGCGCTTGTTGCAACTGGGTGCATTCATTCAGGAAAAATTATATTCTTCCTCTCATTTGATCTTGTGGGTCGATCGTTCTCTTCAGCCCGTATCACAGGCTTTTTCTCCTGGACATGAAATTGAAACAGCCTGGCTGCTGATGGATATGCTGGAACACACACAACAAACCAATGAAAAGATCAAGAGAATGGCTTTTCAACTGGGCTACCAGGTCAGGCAACACATGCATGCACACGATGGGCTCATGGAACCTATCGTGCCTGCCGAAAAACAATGGTGGGCACAGGCCGAGGCCATGACCGGATTTTTACGTCTGTATATGCTTTCCCACGATAAAGCCTTTCTCCGGGATACCGTATATATGTGGTGCTTGATTGATCGATATTTCATTGATCATACGCGTGGCGAATGGTTCTGGGGCGTTGATGAACACAACCAGATATTAGCCCATCGCTATAAAGCCGGCTTCTGGAAAGGGCCCTATCATGCGGTACGGGCGTTGCTACAGCATATTCAACTGTAGCCTTCAATGTTTGATAAAACAAATGGCGGCTAAACAGCCGCCATGCAATATGACATCGTTGACTCCTTTATCCGATGATGCTCGTATAAAAAAATCATTTCACCAGTAATATATCATCAACATATAAGGTGGCACTGTTGCTTCCATTCGGCCCATGGATTTGGAAATCGAGTCGTTCGATCGGAAATCCAGAAATAAAATCAGTTTTGAATTTGTAATAAGTCCACACATTCGCCGGAACGGTAATGGTTTGTGTGGTCCCTCCATTTTCTGAACGCACATCCACCTGAACATCCTGATTGGGATCACCTTTAATCCAGAACGTATAATAGGCGTATTGCGAAGCATCGATGGTAGGATCACAATGCAAGCTTATAGCTTGCCAGCTGCCCGACGCAAATACGGCTTTTAAAGAGTGGGTGCCCAATACGGCATAATCAGTAGATATGCCTACTGTAGCCCATGACCAGTTGTAGATGCCCGGACCAAAATCTTCCGTGAACAGTTGTTTAGCATTGTCTACACTGATGAACTCCTGTTGCGTGGTAATAGTTCCAGAAGAATTGGTGATATCGAGCTTAGCCCGGCTCACCGTGGTGGAAGGCATCTGTATCACCAGGGTCTTGCGATCCTGTGCGACAATAGTAGCCTGATCCTGAGTACCATGCAGGACGACCTGAGTAACATCGTCGAGATTATTCCCTGTGAGCGTGATCTGGGTGCCGGTGGTAAACTCGGGTAGCGAAGCACTGGTAATGGTAGGCAAAGCAATTACTGTAAATGGAATGACCACCGAATCGCCCTTTGCATTTTTGAGAATAATATGCTGAGGGCCTCCAAATGCTGTATCGGGCACACGAAAAATCAAAGCATGATCGGTATTAAACTCCGGGTTGAAAGGAGCCGGTACCCAGCCTTTATCAAAGACAATGGAACGAATACCCGATAGCCCCGATCCGGTGATGTACACTACATTGTTGCCAGCAGCCGAATCAGGAAGAACCTGCTTTACCACAGGAGTAGAAGTAGATGAATTTTTCTTGCAGGATGAAAAGGCCAGCATTGCACCAACAAGCAGAGCCGACAGCAACAAATTATGAGGATGTAAGATCAAGCGACGCATAGAATATATATTTTGCAACAAACAAATATTTTACTCGAATTAAAAATGATAATGCACGGGCGGTTGAGCCAGTTCAGGATCAGCCAACACTTCATCCGACGGAATGGGCATAAACAACTGGTCAGAAGAATGTAAGTTCCCTCCTAAATGATTAATGCTTCCGTCGCCATTTAATGTACCCCTTTCCTGTGCATTAATGATTTGCTGGGCTTTGGCAAAGCCCTGGCGCTGGATATCAAACCAGTAATCGCCTTCAAAAGCAAATTCAACCCGTCGCTCATACATGATCATATCTTTTGTTAAAGAACTTACGGGAGACAAGCCCGCCCTTTCATGCACAGCATTGAATGCAGCCAGGGCTGAAGGATCGGAAGTTGACGCCTGTGTGCCCAGCACAGCTTCAGCATAAATGAGCAATACATCGGCATATCGCAAAATATAAATCGGCATATCATTGCCACCCTGACTGCTAAAATTAAATCCGGTACTTTTAGGGCCAATCACATATTTCAATGAATTGGAACGCGTGCCGGTGGTGATATGATATGCATCATCAGGTTGACCACCCGGCATGGTGTCGTAGGTAAACCCGTTGGGAAAATTGACATTTTTCCAATCGGCTCGATGAAAGCCTTGCTGCATAACCGACCATGACTTACGCAGATCGCCTGATTGATAAGCATTCAACAAATCCAGTGTAGGAATCACCGAGGAATATCCTGTATTAAAATCGGGTTTCAACAACGGAGCCGGTCCGGCATAAGCTTGAATAGCATTAGCATAAGAATAACCACCCGAGGCCACCCATTGCAGGGCAAACAGCGTTTCTTTGCTGGCTTTGGCAATATCGGGATTGGTGAACATGCTCAGATAATCGGGATTTAAAGCAATATTGCCCGTGGATTGAGCATAATCTATCACTTCTCTGGCTTTCACGGCTGCACTATCGTAATATTGCGGTTGATTAAAGAAAGTGGCGAGGTATAGAAACAGCTTGGCTTCCATGCCAATGGCCGAATATTTCGTCACCCGACCGGGCTGATAGGGGATTGCCGGTAAACCGGCTTCCGCAGCTTCCAGATCCTGCAAAGCAAACTTCAACACATCTTCCTGATAATATCGTGGCACATTGAAGTTGCCGGAATCAGCCAGAGCCACCGGGTCGGTGATAATGGGGGCATCACCATACACCCTGCCGATATAAAAATAAGCCACCCCACGAATGAAACGAGCTTCCGCAATACCTTGATTCAGATAAGCAGGATCACTAACCTGGGCCTTCTTTTGCTGAAAGGTGTTGATTAATACATTGGCATTGCCTACCACCTTGTAAAAAGCATTCCATGCATTCAAATCCTGCCCGTCTGTAGCCTGCACGGTCATATACACATAAGTGTTGTTACCGTAGTTGGGATCGCCTGCCGAAGTCAGCATATTACCGCTGTAAACTTCACCAATGCAATGAAAAGCTTTATCTATGAAATCATACCATACCTGATTATACAACAGGCTGGTTGCTCCGTTTACTTCGTCGGGCGTATTGTAATACGTATCAAGCGTAGGATTATTCAATGAAGGACGATCCAGAAAACTTTTATTACATGATGCCATCAACAGAGCCGTTGAAAGCATTCCATATAAAACATATACCTGTATGCGTTTCATGATATCTATATTTTAAGTCATGGTTAAAATTGTATACTGGCGCCGGCGGTAAATGAGCGAGGCACCGGGTAATGCCCATAATCTACATTCATCAATAACACGTTGTTGTTATAAGCCCCTAACTCAGGATCGTAACCCGAATAACGGGTGAAGGTATACAGGTTATGTGCCGATACATATACTCTTGCACCGGTCATTTTCAGGTGAGCAATCCATTTTTCCGGGAAAGTATATCCAATCGTCAGATCCTGAATTCTTAGATAGGACCCACTTTCAATGAAGCGATCAGATATTTTCAGGTTGTTGTTGTTCCATTGGTTATATCTGGGAAGTTTGCCATTGGGGTTGGACTGGGTATAACGATCCATCACCGTGGTCAACTGGTTCTGATAAACATCAAACAGCGATTCGGTAAGCATGCGAGAATAATTATAAATCTGATCGCCATATACGCCGTTGAGGAAAACAGTAAGATCAAATCCCCTGTACTGAAGGGTGTTGGATATGCTGTAGGTAAACCTGGGATTGGGATTACCGATGAAAGTTTGATCGGCATTGGTGATTTTTCCATCCCCATTTAAATCTTTATATCGAATATCGCCCAGCCAGGTACCTGTTGGACTGATGGGTAGCATAGGCTGAGGACCTTTGTTCAGATCATCCATCGTACGATACAGGCCATCGGTGACAAACCCATAAAAACTTCCCACGGGATGACCTGCTGTTGTCACCGTTAATGTTTGCGGAGCAAAATCCATGCTTTTACCGTAAAGAGCGGCCTGCTGGGTGGTGAGGCTGTTTAATATGTTGTGATAATGACTGAAAACAATGGTGGTATTCCATTTCAGTCGGGCAGACTGGATGTTGTGCGAGGTAAGCGATACATCTACACCTGTATTCGTCATTTCACCTGCATTCACCACAGGAGGCTCAATATCCTGATAACTGTTGTTCGGCGGATTGGGATCGAGTCCTGCAAAGCCGGGTAATACTACGGAAAGAATGGTATGAGAGGTGGCTTTTTTATACACATCTACTGTAAATTCAATCCTGTTTCGTAACAATCCACCATCCAGTCCTGCATTATAGGTGATCACCGATTCCCAGGCCAGTGCTGGATTACCTGCATTGGCCGGTACACCAGGAGCGTTGCTCTGGCCAAACAAACCAATAGCATTTGTAACCAGTCGTATATTAGTGCTATATGCGTTCTGTACAGGGGAATTCTGATTACCCACTGCTCCATATCCTGCCCGAAGTTTAAGATAACTAAGCCCATTCCAGTTACGTGCAAATTTTTCATTTGTTATGCTCCATGCAGCTGATATAGCTGGAAAATTTCCCCACCTTTTCTCTGGACCAAAAGAAGAAGAACCATCCCGACGTAACGATAAACTGATCGTGTATCGATTGTCATAAGTATAATTCGCACGTGCAAAATAAGATTCCATTGCCCATTGATATTTGCCACCTCCAGTTTGTGAGGGATCTATATTACCAGCTGCAAGCGATTCAATGTTTAAAGTTAAATCCGTTGCTGTGACCCAGCTTCCATCGTATTTTGATTCCTGAGCCTCATGACCAACTACTACATTCACCTGATGTTTGCCAAAACTATGATTATAGGTGAGATAGCTCTGTAAGCCCCAATAGACGCTAACCCCTCGATCTTCACGTAGCCGACTGGGACCGATAATTAAATTTCCATATGGATTAAAAATATTCGGTTGATAAGCTGAATTTTGCGTAAGCTGGTAATCGTAATTCAGCTGATTGCGAAAATCCAGGTCTGGAGTAAATTGAATATCAATATAAGTATTCCCGAATGCTTTCTGCTGGCGGGCACGCACATCACGCAGCAATGCCAGCGCCACGGGATTGATTTGATCGCCAAACGGAACACCCTGTATATTAGTAGTGGTCAAATAATTTCCGTTCAAATCCTTCACAGGTGTAGCCGGACTGTTATACAACATCACACTCATTACCGACTGTTGCCCATCGGTTAGGGTAACCTTTTGTTCAGTTTTGGATAGATTTGTATTGAAACCAGCCTTCAACCAATTCTTTACCTGCTGATCAATACTGATGCGACCCGCATATCTTCTGAACCAGGATCCAATAACTGTTCCTGTTTGATTGAAATAATTACCAGAGAAAAAGTATGTAGTGCGATTCTGACTACCAGAAAAAGACAGCTGATGATTCTGTACATGCCCTGTCTGAAAAATAGCATCCTGCCAGTCTGTACCTTTACCAAGAAGTTCAGGATACTTAAATTCTCCTATCGAATCCAGGGTGCCCACCTGATTGGGGGCCACCGAATGCATATAGTTGAAATCGGCAATCACGGAATTATAATAACGTGCATATTGTTGTAGGTTCATCAATGGCAATCTCTTGGCTACATCATTCCATCCTGTATACACATCATAGCTTAATCGTCCCTGCTGACCCTGCAAGCCATGTTTAGTGGTAATCAAGATTACACCGTTAGCTCCCAGAGAACCATAAATGGCCTGTGCGGATGCGTCTTTTAAAATATCAATTGAAGCGATATCATTTGGATTCAATGTCGCTAATACACTCTGGACATTCTGTCCAGGTACTCCACCTAATTGATCCTGACTGGTGCTGGTTGTACTCGTTAAAATGGGAACACCATCTATGACATACAAGGGATCATTTCCATTTACAGAAGTAATACCACGAATTCTTACAGAAACACCTCCTCCAGGTTGACCGGTATTTGCTGCTATTGTTACACCCGGCACTTTCCCCTCTAACATCTGGTCAACACCAGCAACAG
It includes:
- a CDS encoding IPT/TIG domain-containing protein translates to MRRLILHPHNLLLSALLVGAMLAFSSCKKNSSTSTPVVKQVLPDSAAGNNVVYITGSGLSGIRSIVFDKGWVPAPFNPEFNTDHALIFRVPDTAFGGPQHIILKNAKGDSVVIPFTVIALPTITSASLPEFTTGTQITLTGNNLDDVTQVVLHGTQDQATIVAQDRKTLVIQMPSTTVSRAKLDITNSSGTITTQQEFISVDNAKQLFTEDFGPGIYNWSWATVGISTDYAVLGTHSLKAVFASGSWQAISLHCDPTIDASQYAYYTFWIKGDPNQDVQVDVRSENGGTTQTITVPANVWTYYKFKTDFISGFPIERLDFQIHGPNGSNSATLYVDDILLVK
- a CDS encoding AGE family epimerase/isomerase: MFETIEQHCGPFVPYNEAFNESWQIPVDSRLDVHEPQFAYSLNAQLHLMEAYTALYKVYPDTRLLQRLLQLGAFIQEKLYSSSHLILWVDRSLQPVSQAFSPGHEIETAWLLMDMLEHTQQTNEKIKRMAFQLGYQVRQHMHAHDGLMEPIVPAEKQWWAQAEAMTGFLRLYMLSHDKAFLRDTVYMWCLIDRYFIDHTRGEWFWGVDEHNQILAHRYKAGFWKGPYHAVRALLQHIQL
- a CDS encoding sodium:solute symporter family protein codes for the protein MYLLQSRVGLHWIDGVILATYLLLTLMIGWLYRRKARRSKESYLMAGKSLPWYLLGLSNASDMFDVSGTMWLVSICFVYGFKSIWLPWLWPVFNQIFMMMYLSGWLRKSNATTGAEWLQTRFGKEAPYAGAAHLIIVVFALITCLGYMAYGFIGMGKFLAVFLPWNWISAHLPIAIPAYWAPACYGLLLSMFALFYAVVGGLHSIVINDVIKYTLMLIACAGLGMLVFRETAFHSLPVPPVWFSIGFGWHLHMGWSHDLAAVNQKIQSDGYQLFGIFFMLMLLKGILASMAGPAPNYDMQKILSTRNARDAAKMSGSVSVILLPLRYTLIMSLTLLALLHNRDLNLHLWNTSQPDFEVILPAVIQHFLPVGLSGLLLTALLGSFIGTFSSTINTAQAYLVNDIYLRYIHPHAPRKTVIRISYASGILVVATGILFSLWIRDINNILQWIVSALFGGYIAANALKWYWWRMNASGFFWGMLSGISTALMFSMFFKNAGFLYAFPLLFFISLTGCILGSYLHPPTAAPVLISFYTQVRPWGFWKPVYQQAVEAHPDVQPNRHFKRDMFNVALGIATQQCLTLLPMYWLIHRMHAFIITACILIIISIVLWKTWWKPLHQNENHSNRRQCPSTR
- a CDS encoding RagB/SusD family nutrient uptake outer membrane protein, whose amino-acid sequence is MKRIQVYVLYGMLSTALLMASCNKSFLDRPSLNNPTLDTYYNTPDEVNGATSLLYNQVWYDFIDKAFHCIGEVYSGNMLTSAGDPNYGNNTYVYMTVQATDGQDLNAWNAFYKVVGNANVLINTFQQKKAQVSDPAYLNQGIAEARFIRGVAYFYIGRVYGDAPIITDPVALADSGNFNVPRYYQEDVLKFALQDLEAAEAGLPAIPYQPGRVTKYSAIGMEAKLFLYLATFFNQPQYYDSAAVKAREVIDYAQSTGNIALNPDYLSMFTNPDIAKASKETLFALQWVASGGYSYANAIQAYAGPAPLLKPDFNTGYSSVIPTLDLLNAYQSGDLRKSWSVMQQGFHRADWKNVNFPNGFTYDTMPGGQPDDAYHITTGTRSNSLKYVIGPKSTGFNFSSQGGNDMPIYILRYADVLLIYAEAVLGTQASTSDPSALAAFNAVHERAGLSPVSSLTKDMIMYERRVEFAFEGDYWFDIQRQGFAKAQQIINAQERGTLNGDGSINHLGGNLHSSDQLFMPIPSDEVLADPELAQPPVHYHF
- a CDS encoding TonB-dependent receptor → MKTLVLLITVCMIIGTQRETFAQTISLTGTVYNESGQPLPGATVRVKENSQIATITDEQGHFLLQVPLTAKTLVISYIGMQTQQVPISGRSTIQITLQPAAHMMSDVVVIGYGTEKRADVSSAISSLKAQDIQGIPVAGVDQMLEGKVPGVTIAANTGQPGGGVSVRIRGITSVNGNDPLYVIDGVPILTSTTSTSQDQLGGVPGQNVQSVLATLNPNDIASIDILKDASAQAIYGSLGANGVILITTKHGLQGQQGRLSYDVYTGWNDVAKRLPLMNLQQYARYYNSVIADFNYMHSVAPNQVGTLDSIGEFKYPELLGKGTDWQDAIFQTGHVQNHQLSFSGSQNRTTYFFSGNYFNQTGTVIGSWFRRYAGRISIDQQVKNWLKAGFNTNLSKTEQKVTLTDGQQSVMSVMLYNSPATPVKDLNGNYLTTTNIQGVPFGDQINPVALALLRDVRARQQKAFGNTYIDIQFTPDLDFRNQLNYDYQLTQNSAYQPNIFNPYGNLIIGPSRLREDRGVSVYWGLQSYLTYNHSFGKHQVNVVVGHEAQESKYDGSWVTATDLTLNIESLAAGNIDPSQTGGGKYQWAMESYFARANYTYDNRYTISLSLRRDGSSSFGPEKRWGNFPAISAAWSITNEKFARNWNGLSYLKLRAGYGAVGNQNSPVQNAYSTNIRLVTNAIGLFGQSNAPGVPANAGNPALAWESVITYNAGLDGGLLRNRIEFTVDVYKKATSHTILSVVLPGFAGLDPNPPNNSYQDIEPPVVNAGEMTNTGVDVSLTSHNIQSARLKWNTTIVFSHYHNILNSLTTQQAALYGKSMDFAPQTLTVTTAGHPVGSFYGFVTDGLYRTMDDLNKGPQPMLPISPTGTWLGDIRYKDLNGDGKITNADQTFIGNPNPRFTYSISNTLQYRGFDLTVFLNGVYGDQIYNYSRMLTESLFDVYQNQLTTVMDRYTQSNPNGKLPRYNQWNNNNLKISDRFIESGSYLRIQDLTIGYTFPEKWIAHLKMTGARVYVSAHNLYTFTRYSGYDPELGAYNNNVLLMNVDYGHYPVPRSFTAGASIQF
- a CDS encoding AGE family epimerase/isomerase, with translation MPINPLNALTNRWRKACLDILHWWMTYAIDRAGPGFYGEVNNLNLPGFFAPKGLVMHARILWSFATAYAYFREEALIETAYLAEQILEQYFHDTRHEGYYWKLHADYQIADSRKMLYGQVFVLYAYVALFQATHHLAG